A region of Pseudorasbora parva isolate DD20220531a chromosome 14, ASM2467924v1, whole genome shotgun sequence DNA encodes the following proteins:
- the LOC137040766 gene encoding piggyBac transposable element-derived protein 4-like yields the protein MAKKYTLLETLDYLLDLSEPESCLEDTEADDSEPEDCNPPEENTGLEEDYQESDEEQGLGRASSSQVIKLTPGPTRFAISRVDDIKSAFLLFFPSTIQNILVEMTNLEGKRVLGDDWRDVDWTDMEAYIGLLLLAGVYRSNNKALSSLWEAETGRAIFRAVMSLRRFRRLSKVIRFDDRATRPARRETDKLAPIRDVWNLWVERLPLMCKPGLDITVDECLVPFRGRCPFKQYIPSKPAKYGIKIWAACDARTSYAWNMQVYTGKPSDGPPERNQGMRVVLDLTTGLQGHTVTCDNFFTSYALGQELLRRKLTMVGTVRKNKPELPPALLTTRDRVCFSSIFAFTETHSLVSYCPKRGKNVLLMSTCHRDANVSDRQDKKPGVILDYNRCKGGVDNLDKMVASYSCKRKPNRWPMVVFSTILDVSAINAFVVWREVNPSWERGKNYKRRLFLEKLGKDLVSPHMERRKSQPHAPASAAVLKRMQDSSNAPGPSTEPPSSKRKRCQVCPRAKDSKTDRQCANCEKAICAAHTVYLCQMCMD from the exons ATGGCAAAGAAATACACGCTCCTTGAGACTTTGGATTACCTGCTTGATTTAAGTGAACCTGAATCATGCCTGGAAGACACTGAAGCAGATGATTCTGAGCCAGAGGACTGCAATCCTCCTGAAgaaaatacaggtttggaagagGATTACCAGGAATCGGATGAGGAACAGGGACTAGGGAGAGCTTCATCTTCACAAGTGATAAAGCTGACACCTGGACCAACAAGGTTTGCAATTTCTCGTGTAGATGACATAAAGTCggcttttttgttattttttccatcAACAATCCAAAATATCTTGGTGGAAATGACAAATCTGGAAGGGAAACGTGTGCTTGGTGATGACTGGAGGGATGTGGACTGGACCGACATGGAGGCATATATCGGTCTGCTCCTTCTTGCAGGAGTGTATCGCTCAAACAACAAGGCCCTGTCCAGTTTGTGGGAGGCTGAGACTGGACGGGCAATTTTCCGGGCTGTCATGTCACTAAGAAGATTCAGAAGATTGTCTAAAGTCATTCGATTTGATGACAGGGCCACTAGACCTGCTCGGCGCGAAACTGACAAACTGGCACCCATTCGTGATGTGTGGAATTTATGGGTCGAGCGTCTCCCACTAATGTGCAAACCTGGCTTGGACATTACAGTGGATGAGTGCCTGGTGCCATTCCGAGGTCGCTGCCCCTTCAAGCAGTACATCCCCAGCAAGCCGGCAAAATATGGGATAAAAATCTGGGCAGCTTGTGACGCCAGGACAAGCTACGCATGGAACATGCAAGTGTACACCGGAAAGCCAAGCGATGGGCCGCCAGAAAGAAATCAGGGCATGCGTGTGGTCCTGGATTTGACCACTGGTCTCCAGGGACACACAGTAACGTGTGATAATTTCTTCACGTCATATGCTCTTGGCCAGGAGCTCCTGAGAAGAAAGTTGACAATGGTCGGCACTGTTAGGAAAAACAAGCCTGAACTCCCACCTGCCCTTCTTACAACAAGAGACCGAGTTTGTTTTTCCTCTATCTTTGCCTTCACCGAGACACACAGTCTCGTGTCATACTGCCCCAAAAGGGGTAAAAATGTGCTGCTGATGAGCACATGCCACAGAGATGCCAACGTAAGTGACAGGCAGGACAAGAAGCCTGGTGTCATCCTAGATTACAACCGCTGCAAAGGTGGAGTTGACAACCTTGACAAG ATGGTTGCAAGCTACAGTTGTAAGCGGAAACCAAATCGCTGGCCAATGGTGGTCTTTTCTACAATCTTGGATGTATCTGCCATAAACGCATTTGTGGTTTGGAGGGAGGTAAATCCATCATGGGAGAGAGGGAAGAATTACAAAAGGAGGCTCTTTCTAGAAAAGCTGGGGAAAGATCTGGTGTCCCCTCACATGGAGCGACGAAAAAGCCAGCCTCATGCACCAGCCTCTGCAGCAGTCCTGAAGAGAATGCAAGATTCTTCCAATGCTCCAGGCCCTTCCACTGAACCCCCATCATCCAAGAGAAAAAGATGTCAGGTTTGTCCACGCGCCAAGGACTCAAAAACGGATAGGCAGTGCGCAAACTGTGAAAAAGCCATCTGTGCTGCACATACCGTATACTTGTGCCAGATGTGCATGGACTGA